CGaactgattatatatatatatatatatatatatatatatatatatatataaaaaaaaaaaaataccaacaCCACTGTACGCTTTTATCGCATGGCGTCGACGATCATGAGACCCCCAATCGGCCAATCATAATGATTATTATGCATTAATAATAGCAATTTATTCAACTGTAATATCCAAATAGCTATTTGACTTTAGGTACATTCCAATTTATTAAACTGTACTAATATATAGTAATACTTGCAACTTATTTGGAACTCTAAAACTCAAAATCTAAATAGAAGCGGACCTAAGATTTTGAGTTTATGGATTCTAGAAAATTCAAAGGTTTTTGATGAAATATTTATAAGTAAATTTTTGAACACAAATATAATTTTTGCGCCAAAACTATTGAGTTCTGCCAAACTCGTAAGCAAAACTACAGTAGACTTATTTTTATGATTGGCGTTATTTCATCAAAACATCACTTGCCATAAGTGCTTAAGCTCTCACAAACTCCTTCACAACAAGTGCCAATTCCTTCAACTTCATGTCGTCAAAAAACTCACAGCCATGAAAGCCTCCTTCACTAAAACTATCCACAACTTGCACAcctttttctttcaacatctttGAAACCTCAATTTGTCGATCGATCAAAGGATCGCCATCACAGCCAATCACCAAAATCTTCAAACCTTGTAATTTCACTTGATCAAACAAATTTCCATTTGATCTAATCTCCACCATCGGATTACAATATGGATGATCACGATCGCTTCCTATAGGCAACGCTAACTCCCACATAATATCACTCACATTTAGTGACAACATCTTAGCACAAGCTAATCTTAATTCTGATTTTGTCCTTTCATTCCCACCAAAAAAAGCATGATGTAAAAGTAACCCTTTGATTTCTAAAGGCTTAAGGTATTCACCACCTCCAGCGACACGTAAACCTACGTGGTAAGTAATGTTGCCACCAGCACTAGTACCCATGAGAAAACACTTAGAAAAATCAGCATATTTTATTAGCAACTCATCAGAGGTGTTCTTGATCCAATGCAACGATTCCATGCAATCATCGTAAGCTGCTGGAAGTCGATTTTCAGGTGCGTATCGATAATCGACGGACACGATTATTGCTGGAATTTCAGCCACGAGTGTTGCGTAAAAACTTTGTAAGATTGGTGTGCCTACATTAGCTGCCACTACGAATCCTCCACCATGAAAATATACAATAAGAGGGAGTTTATTTTTCGAGTTTAGTACTTCACGAGGGATGATAATACGAGCCCATGTGTTCTTTGTGGCGTTAATGATGAGATCTTTAGTGAAGACGGAGGAATGATCAGGAGTAGTGGTGGCAAATGGACGAGTTGGTGAATTTT
The sequence above is a segment of the Lycium barbarum isolate Lr01 chromosome 6, ASM1917538v2, whole genome shotgun sequence genome. Coding sequences within it:
- the LOC132645220 gene encoding carboxylesterase 1-like, which encodes MADQIALIDPNIDPYGYLGIIRNADGSITRPQNSPTRPFATTTPDHSSVFTKDLIINATKNTWARIIIPREVLNSKNKLPLIVYFHGGGFVVAANVGTPILQSFYATLVAEIPAIIVSVDYRYAPENRLPAAYDDCMESLHWIKNTSDELLIKYADFSKCFLMGTSAGGNITYHVGLRVAGGGEYLKPLEIKGLLLHHAFFGGNERTKSELRLACAKMLSLNVSDIMWELALPIGSDRDHPYCNPMVEIRSNGNLFDQVKLQGLKILVIGCDGDPLIDRQIEVSKMLKEKGVQVVDSFSEGGFHGCEFFDDMKLKELALVVKEFVRA